One window of the Rhodothermia bacterium genome contains the following:
- a CDS encoding TIGR02757 family protein produces the protein MRQDSPLHVWLDEQVAHFEQVTFIENDPISVPHAFEDPEDRAVIGLFSALLAWGQRKTTLLKMADLCERMAYKPMQFVYDFHPSRDAVLLKGFKHRTFTEEDAFWMIAALSALLREHGNLEQIFTRFHHVKAANVGEAIQGFSTLMMSALPQTPKRLQKHLARPQNGSACKRLNMFLRWMVRSGPVDFGLWKHIRPNQLVLPLDVHVGRIARHVGILTRPANDWKAACELTDICRTLSPEDPVRYDFALFGWGVQAQKDDLDRLGRSPTTLEERQNASSIVSHDAHNVKTPAG, from the coding sequence ATGAGGCAGGACTCGCCCCTACATGTGTGGCTTGATGAACAAGTCGCTCACTTCGAGCAAGTCACATTTATCGAAAACGACCCGATCTCGGTCCCACACGCCTTTGAAGACCCCGAAGACCGTGCAGTAATCGGATTGTTTTCCGCGCTTTTGGCTTGGGGACAACGAAAAACGACGCTGCTTAAAATGGCCGATCTTTGCGAGCGTATGGCGTACAAACCCATGCAGTTTGTTTATGATTTCCATCCCTCGCGTGATGCAGTGCTGCTCAAAGGATTTAAGCACCGGACTTTTACCGAAGAAGATGCATTTTGGATGATTGCAGCCCTATCGGCATTGTTGCGAGAACACGGCAACTTAGAACAGATTTTTACCCGTTTTCACCACGTGAAAGCAGCAAATGTGGGCGAGGCTATCCAAGGTTTTTCTACCTTGATGATGTCTGCTTTACCCCAAACACCAAAACGACTACAAAAACACCTTGCACGCCCCCAAAACGGAAGCGCTTGTAAACGCCTCAACATGTTCCTTCGGTGGATGGTGCGCTCCGGCCCAGTGGATTTTGGCTTATGGAAACACATCCGGCCCAATCAATTGGTTTTGCCTTTGGATGTGCATGTCGGACGGATTGCACGTCATGTCGGCATTCTTACTCGTCCGGCGAACGATTGGAAAGCCGCTTGTGAACTAACCGATATTTGCCGTACCCTTTCACCAGAAGATCCCGTTCGCTACGACTTTGCGCTCTTCGGATGGGGCGTTCAGGCTCAGAAGGATGACTTAGACCGATTAGGACGCAGCCCTACGACCTTAGAAGAAAGGCAAAATGCGTCGTCCATCGTTTCCCATGATGCACATAATGTGAAAACCCCCGCAGGATGA
- a CDS encoding flavin reductase family protein: MPQIDFTKENIPNLYKMLIGSVVPRPIAWVSSLSEDGVLNLAPFSYFNIASINPPILSFSPLNAPTGNPIEGRRKDTLQNVRATGECVIHIVPYALQDQMNLSAANWPPEVSEFEKTGLQSLESTLVKPKRIASAPIAFECEVDQIVSWGGQPMGGNLVLCRVLMAHFSDEVFHDYKIDLNHLDPISRLGGPDYSRVKTDVYALPRPEDLI, translated from the coding sequence ATGCCACAAATAGATTTTACGAAAGAAAATATCCCCAATTTGTACAAAATGCTGATTGGGTCGGTTGTGCCACGCCCAATCGCTTGGGTATCGTCATTAAGTGAAGATGGGGTTCTCAATTTAGCCCCGTTTTCTTACTTTAATATTGCCTCCATTAATCCGCCCATCCTCAGCTTTTCGCCCCTTAATGCACCAACAGGGAATCCGATCGAAGGCCGTCGTAAAGATACCCTGCAAAATGTGCGAGCTACAGGAGAATGCGTGATTCATATCGTTCCTTATGCGCTCCAAGATCAGATGAACCTAAGCGCGGCCAACTGGCCACCAGAAGTGAGTGAATTTGAAAAAACAGGTCTCCAAAGTCTGGAATCCACGCTCGTGAAGCCCAAACGTATTGCCTCTGCTCCTATAGCTTTTGAATGTGAAGTGGATCAGATAGTCTCTTGGGGCGGACAACCGATGGGCGGAAATTTGGTCTTGTGCCGTGTATTGATGGCGCACTTTTCAGACGAGGTGTTCCATGATTACAAGATTGATCTGAACCATTTAGACCCTATTTCGCGGTTGGGCGGCCCCGATTATAGTCGCGTCAAAACTGATGTATATGCCTTGCCTCGCCCAGAAGACCTGATATGA
- a CDS encoding YbaB/EbfC family nucleoid-associated protein, producing MDFNNLNMADMFGRMADMQQKMKEAQENLEKQTTTAEAGGGMVKVTVNGKMQVTSVKIEKEVVDPNDVELLEDLIVAGVNKALADAGERAKDAMQQAAGLPTGLDLNNLDLGKFGF from the coding sequence ATGGACTTCAATAACCTGAACATGGCCGATATGTTTGGCCGAATGGCCGATATGCAACAAAAAATGAAAGAGGCGCAGGAAAATTTGGAAAAACAAACCACAACTGCTGAAGCTGGTGGCGGGATGGTGAAAGTGACGGTGAACGGAAAAATGCAGGTGACTTCTGTTAAAATTGAGAAAGAAGTGGTGGATCCTAATGATGTGGAGTTGTTGGAAGACCTCATTGTAGCAGGTGTAAACAAAGCTCTCGCCGATGCGGGCGAACGTGCCAAAGATGCCATGCAACAAGCCGCTGGTCTGCCTACCGGATTAGACCTGAACAATCTAGACCTTGGTAAATTTGGGTTTTAA
- a CDS encoding sulfite exporter TauE/SafE family protein, with protein MDFLLIGIVALLASGLTFFSGFGLGTLLLPAFALFFPLEASVAMTAVVHLLNNLYKWWLVGRNAEKAVVLRFGLPSVLAAFGGAYMLDLLSGLETFGEYSLFGQTWYLHPLKWVMAVLMVFFVLFEWVPHLSTLRFDSKWLPLGGIMSGFFGGLSGHQGALRSAFLVRLGMTKEVFLGTGITIACLTDFTRIAVYSGQFNASALQHWPLMACAAACAFLGAYLGNRWLHKATIGGIQKMVALLLILYAVLLLLGFI; from the coding sequence ATGGATTTTTTACTCATCGGGATTGTAGCACTTTTGGCTTCTGGCCTCACGTTTTTCTCTGGATTTGGCTTGGGGACGTTGCTCTTGCCCGCATTTGCCCTTTTTTTTCCGTTAGAAGCCTCGGTGGCGATGACCGCTGTGGTGCATTTGCTTAATAATTTGTATAAGTGGTGGTTGGTAGGTCGGAATGCTGAAAAAGCGGTGGTTTTGCGGTTTGGCCTGCCATCGGTGTTGGCTGCTTTTGGCGGTGCTTATATGCTTGATTTGTTGTCTGGGCTTGAGACATTTGGAGAATATTCCCTGTTTGGTCAAACGTGGTATCTACACCCGCTCAAATGGGTGATGGCGGTTTTGATGGTATTTTTTGTCCTTTTCGAGTGGGTTCCACACCTTTCAACCCTCCGCTTCGATTCAAAATGGTTGCCGCTTGGGGGCATCATGAGTGGCTTCTTCGGGGGACTCTCCGGCCACCAAGGTGCTTTACGGTCGGCGTTTTTAGTGCGGTTAGGCATGACCAAAGAAGTATTTTTGGGGACAGGAATCACCATTGCTTGCCTGACGGACTTTACGCGGATTGCTGTTTATTCGGGTCAGTTTAATGCTTCCGCACTTCAGCACTGGCCTCTGATGGCTTGTGCAGCGGCTTGCGCATTTCTGGGTGCTTACCTCGGCAACCGATGGCTACACAAAGCAACCATTGGTGGAATTCAAAAAATGGTGGCTTTACTTTTGATTTTATACGCTGTGTTACTTCTATTGGGCTTTATCTAA
- a CDS encoding HAD family hydrolase — translation MLPCTVIRFIYFDLDDTLLDHHYAQEQALAASFAAFDWGMATLTELQTVYHHINVQLWTDYAQGNVTKDELNTRRFSETIATLEAKVAMEAFKSHYLHTYAHHWQYISGAEATFRTVASRVPVGILTNGFVEIQSDKLARFPELRRLSAAVVISEEVGVLKPHPELFRWATQKAGVTPEEILCVGDSLASDVLGSLRAGWQAAWFRRSSQLVEAPKDAFVFSVWQDLIQFVEAQNRCQSSPKPVVSQHHFIP, via the coding sequence ATTTTACCTTGCACTGTGATCCGTTTTATTTATTTCGACTTGGATGATACCTTGCTAGATCATCATTATGCACAAGAACAAGCATTGGCGGCCTCTTTTGCGGCTTTTGACTGGGGAATGGCTACTTTGACCGAACTCCAAACCGTTTATCACCATATCAATGTGCAATTATGGACGGATTATGCGCAAGGTAACGTCACTAAAGACGAGCTGAACACCCGCCGTTTCTCCGAGACCATTGCAACTTTAGAGGCTAAAGTTGCAATGGAAGCCTTTAAAAGCCATTATTTACACACATATGCTCACCATTGGCAATACATTTCAGGCGCCGAAGCTACCTTTCGTACAGTAGCAAGCCGTGTTCCTGTGGGGATTTTGACCAATGGTTTTGTGGAAATTCAGTCCGATAAATTGGCGCGATTTCCTGAACTAAGGCGTTTGTCGGCGGCTGTGGTGATTTCTGAGGAAGTAGGGGTTTTAAAGCCGCACCCAGAACTTTTTCGGTGGGCAACCCAAAAAGCAGGTGTTACGCCCGAGGAAATCCTCTGTGTGGGAGACTCGCTCGCCTCCGACGTTTTGGGCAGTTTACGCGCTGGATGGCAGGCCGCATGGTTCCGCCGTTCTTCACAACTTGTTGAGGCGCCCAAGGATGCTTTTGTTTTTTCAGTGTGGCAAGACCTGATACAATTTGTTGAGGCACAAAATAGGTGTCAATCATCCCCTAAACCAGTGGTATCTCAACATCATTTCATCCCATAA
- the thiL gene encoding thiamine-phosphate kinase: protein MQDFTPISDVGEFGLITRIGRILGKPRNPLLAGIGDDAAVYPTTETQVHVVTSDMLIENVHFDRMFHPLRYLGFKAISVNASDVCAMNALPRYATVSLGLPHNVSVEMIEELYQGMARACALYGMDLIGGDTTASKQLVISVTAIGDAATEQVAYRSGARVGDVLCVTGDLGAAYAGLKVLLEEKKRFEAAKGQGHAPDLSVFDYVIQRSLSPTARLDMVRNWRENNIVPSSVIDISDGLASEINHICERSNAGASLHMAKLPVEILTREVAEQFGEDPETFALYGGDDYELLFTVSQEEVAMLDESLFTVIGNMTHPEEGVHLVLQDGGTMPLEANGFRHF, encoded by the coding sequence ATGCAAGACTTTACCCCGATCTCGGATGTGGGCGAATTTGGCCTAATTACGCGAATTGGTCGGATATTGGGCAAACCACGTAACCCTTTACTTGCGGGAATTGGCGACGATGCGGCAGTGTACCCCACAACCGAAACGCAGGTACATGTGGTAACTTCCGATATGTTGATCGAAAATGTCCACTTCGATAGGATGTTTCATCCTTTGAGGTACTTGGGGTTTAAGGCCATCTCGGTGAATGCAAGTGATGTATGCGCTATGAATGCCCTGCCACGTTATGCTACGGTTTCTTTGGGATTGCCGCATAATGTGTCGGTAGAAATGATTGAGGAGTTGTATCAAGGGATGGCGCGGGCATGTGCGTTGTATGGCATGGATTTGATCGGGGGCGATACCACCGCCTCCAAACAGTTGGTTATTTCAGTGACGGCCATTGGAGACGCGGCCACCGAGCAAGTGGCGTACCGGAGTGGGGCACGGGTGGGGGATGTACTCTGTGTTACAGGCGACTTGGGCGCGGCGTATGCAGGATTAAAGGTATTGTTAGAAGAGAAAAAACGGTTCGAGGCGGCAAAAGGGCAAGGTCATGCACCTGATCTAAGCGTATTCGATTATGTAATTCAACGCTCCCTCTCCCCAACAGCACGCTTAGATATGGTAAGAAATTGGCGCGAAAACAACATCGTTCCTTCTTCGGTTATAGACATCTCGGACGGGCTGGCGTCGGAAATCAACCACATTTGTGAGCGTTCTAATGCTGGTGCGAGCCTACATATGGCTAAACTTCCTGTGGAAATCTTGACGCGTGAGGTGGCCGAGCAATTTGGAGAAGACCCCGAAACGTTTGCGCTCTATGGCGGGGATGATTACGAATTGCTATTCACGGTATCGCAAGAGGAAGTCGCTATGTTGGATGAAAGCCTCTTTACGGTAATTGGTAACATGACCCATCCCGAAGAAGGCGTGCATTTGGTGTTACAAGATGGCGGGACAATGCCTTTGGAGGCCAATGGATTTCGTCATTTTTGA